The following proteins are encoded in a genomic region of Tenebrio molitor chromosome 7, icTenMoli1.1, whole genome shotgun sequence:
- the dsf gene encoding protein dissatisfaction isoform X2 — MCHVNATCRCRAQLSHAVQHERGPRKPKLQPSSNPQMQPSPVGHGLQQHMPVGDNKLPTSSSSLHFPPGLFGPPRPLKALTLPPPPVPSPTSHIDALPPSMFHPPALPPPPGLLHILMSAEKCQVSYKELVWGTKLSQMESPSSSETNSGLNMSPGLPVAQPPPMAPLPLTPTWEMLQETTARLLFMAVRWVRCLAPFQTLSKHDQLLLLQESWKELFLLHLAQWSVPWDLSALLGCPQARERLPADLHTATEIKTIQEIMCRFRQISPDGSECGCMKAIILFTPETAGLCDVQPVEMLQDQAQCILGDYVRTRYPRQPTRFGRLLLLVPSLRAIRSLTVELLFFKETIGEIPITQLLGDMYYMEKCTNGPP, encoded by the exons ATGTGTCATGTGAACGCGACATGTCGGTGTAGGGCACAGCTAAGCCACG CTGTCCAGCACGAGCGAGGACCCCGCAAGCCCAAATTGCAGCCGTCGTCGAACCCACAAATGCAACCTTCGCCGGTGGGACACGGTCTACAACAACACATGCCGGTAGGCGACAACAAGTTACCAACGAGTTCGTCATCCTTGCACTTCCCGCCAGGCTTATTCGGACCACCTCGTCCGCTGAAAGCTCTAACCTTACCGCCACCGCCAGTCCCGAGCCCCACATCACATATTGACGCTTTACCGCCCTCGATGTTTCACCCTCCGGCATTACCGCCGCCACCTGGACTCCTACACATACTAATGTCGGCCGAAAAGTGCCAGGTTAGTTACAAG GAGCTCGTGTGGGGGACAAAGTTGTCACAGATGGAATCGCCGTCGTCCAGCGAGACCAATTCGGGGTTAAATATGAGCCCCGGCCTGCCGGTGGCCCAACCGCCACCGATGGCCCCGCTGCCTCTCACTCCGACATGGGAGATGCTGCAG GAAACTACAGCTCGTCTCTTGTTTATGGCAGTCAGATGGGTTCGATGCTTGGCACCGTTTCAGACCCTGAGCAAGCACGATCAACTCTTGTTGTTGCAAGAATCGTGGAAAGAACTGTTTCTTTTACACTTAGCACAGTGGTCAGTCCCCTGGGACCTCTCAGCTTTGTTGGGATGTCCACAAGCGCGAGAGCGTCTCCCCGCGGATTTGCACACAGCAACTGAAATCAAGACCATACAG GAGATTATGTGTCGCTTCCGCCAAATTTCACCAGATGGCAGCGAATGCGGTTGTATGAAAGCCATCATCCTGTTTACCCCCG AAACGGCAGGACTGTGCGACGTGCAGCCAGTCGAAATGTTGCAAGATCAAGCGCAATGCATTTTGGGAGATTATGTCCGTACTAGATATCCGAGACAACCAACAAGGTTCGGGAGATTGCTTCTGCTTGTACCAAGCTTAAGAGCCATTCGATCGCTCACTGTTGAATTGCTGTTTTTTAAAGAAACCATTGGCGAAATCCCCATAACACAGTTGTTGGGTGACATGTATTACATGGAGAAGTGTACAAATGGTCCgccataa
- the dsf gene encoding protein dissatisfaction isoform X1, protein MKGRCPVDKTHRNQCRACRLSKCFQASMNKDAVQHERGPRKPKLQPSSNPQMQPSPVGHGLQQHMPVGDNKLPTSSSSLHFPPGLFGPPRPLKALTLPPPPVPSPTSHIDALPPSMFHPPALPPPPGLLHILMSAEKCQELVWGTKLSQMESPSSSETNSGLNMSPGLPVAQPPPMAPLPLTPTWEMLQETTARLLFMAVRWVRCLAPFQTLSKHDQLLLLQESWKELFLLHLAQWSVPWDLSALLGCPQARERLPADLHTATEIKTIQEIMCRFRQISPDGSECGCMKAIILFTPETAGLCDVQPVEMLQDQAQCILGDYVRTRYPRQPTRFGRLLLLVPSLRAIRSLTVELLFFKETIGEIPITQLLGDMYYMEKCTNGPP, encoded by the exons CTGTCCAGCACGAGCGAGGACCCCGCAAGCCCAAATTGCAGCCGTCGTCGAACCCACAAATGCAACCTTCGCCGGTGGGACACGGTCTACAACAACACATGCCGGTAGGCGACAACAAGTTACCAACGAGTTCGTCATCCTTGCACTTCCCGCCAGGCTTATTCGGACCACCTCGTCCGCTGAAAGCTCTAACCTTACCGCCACCGCCAGTCCCGAGCCCCACATCACATATTGACGCTTTACCGCCCTCGATGTTTCACCCTCCGGCATTACCGCCGCCACCTGGACTCCTACACATACTAATGTCGGCCGAAAAGTGCCAG GAGCTCGTGTGGGGGACAAAGTTGTCACAGATGGAATCGCCGTCGTCCAGCGAGACCAATTCGGGGTTAAATATGAGCCCCGGCCTGCCGGTGGCCCAACCGCCACCGATGGCCCCGCTGCCTCTCACTCCGACATGGGAGATGCTGCAG GAAACTACAGCTCGTCTCTTGTTTATGGCAGTCAGATGGGTTCGATGCTTGGCACCGTTTCAGACCCTGAGCAAGCACGATCAACTCTTGTTGTTGCAAGAATCGTGGAAAGAACTGTTTCTTTTACACTTAGCACAGTGGTCAGTCCCCTGGGACCTCTCAGCTTTGTTGGGATGTCCACAAGCGCGAGAGCGTCTCCCCGCGGATTTGCACACAGCAACTGAAATCAAGACCATACAG GAGATTATGTGTCGCTTCCGCCAAATTTCACCAGATGGCAGCGAATGCGGTTGTATGAAAGCCATCATCCTGTTTACCCCCG AAACGGCAGGACTGTGCGACGTGCAGCCAGTCGAAATGTTGCAAGATCAAGCGCAATGCATTTTGGGAGATTATGTCCGTACTAGATATCCGAGACAACCAACAAGGTTCGGGAGATTGCTTCTGCTTGTACCAAGCTTAAGAGCCATTCGATCGCTCACTGTTGAATTGCTGTTTTTTAAAGAAACCATTGGCGAAATCCCCATAACACAGTTGTTGGGTGACATGTATTACATGGAGAAGTGTACAAATGGTCCgccataa
- the dsf gene encoding protein dissatisfaction isoform X3, whose amino-acid sequence MQPSPVGHGLQQHMPVGDNKLPTSSSSLHFPPGLFGPPRPLKALTLPPPPVPSPTSHIDALPPSMFHPPALPPPPGLLHILMSAEKCQVSYKELVWGTKLSQMESPSSSETNSGLNMSPGLPVAQPPPMAPLPLTPTWEMLQETTARLLFMAVRWVRCLAPFQTLSKHDQLLLLQESWKELFLLHLAQWSVPWDLSALLGCPQARERLPADLHTATEIKTIQEIMCRFRQISPDGSECGCMKAIILFTPETAGLCDVQPVEMLQDQAQCILGDYVRTRYPRQPTRFGRLLLLVPSLRAIRSLTVELLFFKETIGEIPITQLLGDMYYMEKCTNGPP is encoded by the exons ATGCAACCTTCGCCGGTGGGACACGGTCTACAACAACACATGCCGGTAGGCGACAACAAGTTACCAACGAGTTCGTCATCCTTGCACTTCCCGCCAGGCTTATTCGGACCACCTCGTCCGCTGAAAGCTCTAACCTTACCGCCACCGCCAGTCCCGAGCCCCACATCACATATTGACGCTTTACCGCCCTCGATGTTTCACCCTCCGGCATTACCGCCGCCACCTGGACTCCTACACATACTAATGTCGGCCGAAAAGTGCCAGGTTAGTTACAAG GAGCTCGTGTGGGGGACAAAGTTGTCACAGATGGAATCGCCGTCGTCCAGCGAGACCAATTCGGGGTTAAATATGAGCCCCGGCCTGCCGGTGGCCCAACCGCCACCGATGGCCCCGCTGCCTCTCACTCCGACATGGGAGATGCTGCAG GAAACTACAGCTCGTCTCTTGTTTATGGCAGTCAGATGGGTTCGATGCTTGGCACCGTTTCAGACCCTGAGCAAGCACGATCAACTCTTGTTGTTGCAAGAATCGTGGAAAGAACTGTTTCTTTTACACTTAGCACAGTGGTCAGTCCCCTGGGACCTCTCAGCTTTGTTGGGATGTCCACAAGCGCGAGAGCGTCTCCCCGCGGATTTGCACACAGCAACTGAAATCAAGACCATACAG GAGATTATGTGTCGCTTCCGCCAAATTTCACCAGATGGCAGCGAATGCGGTTGTATGAAAGCCATCATCCTGTTTACCCCCG AAACGGCAGGACTGTGCGACGTGCAGCCAGTCGAAATGTTGCAAGATCAAGCGCAATGCATTTTGGGAGATTATGTCCGTACTAGATATCCGAGACAACCAACAAGGTTCGGGAGATTGCTTCTGCTTGTACCAAGCTTAAGAGCCATTCGATCGCTCACTGTTGAATTGCTGTTTTTTAAAGAAACCATTGGCGAAATCCCCATAACACAGTTGTTGGGTGACATGTATTACATGGAGAAGTGTACAAATGGTCCgccataa
- the LOC138134962 gene encoding uncharacterized protein produces the protein MDLVLDKLQNNSENEDDDYGSYFLQPASSPYNIAEKVQQANIDLFSSNTLTTMEKTSRVTFKEELTSYEPELFLTDDDVNSIESDPPETELTPESDQILEYKSSNVINLNIFDINEEEEVDDDVIEEIVPEEGEIESHHFDNKTDLYEELNESDDSERNENMTVRISSGESRTTSSIKKKKVRKKSPRFRSSRSENLLVECKNHCIERLDFDLSMSIKKLEIREKPVNCPLLKLQRRKCCDENRAKNPSILPCYNGHRSEYGLSSEELEKRERRKEIIKMKEQKRQQLMREYKNRKNQQNEEVFCQWLKDIAKRKAQKQKINTGNNSAKQCFSPNVISFPTKVCEKANERPKTANEFVPRQNIKRARRPHTSPACVFIEVPQKLLERGIHIGDLLVTNSSLASKKMHILTVSS, from the exons ATGGATTTAGTTTTAGATAAGTTGCAGAACAATTCGGAAAATGAAGATGACGACTATGGAAGTTATT TCCTACAGCCCGCATCGTCCCCTTATAATATTGCGGAAAAAGTTCAGCAGGCCAATATTGATTTATTCAGTAGTAACACTCTAACAACCATGGAAAAAACTTCCCGGGTTACGTTTAAAGAAGAGTTAACTTCTTACGAGCCGGAACTGTTCTTAACCGATGACGATGTCAACAGCATCGAAAGTGATCCTCCGGAGACCGAACTCACTCCTGAAAGTGATCAAATATTGGAATATAAAAGTtcaaatgtaattaatttaaatatttttgatataaACGAGGAGGAAGAAGTCGATGACGATGTAATAGAAGAGATAGTTCCAGAAGAGGGAGAAATTGAATCACATCATTTCGACAATAAAACTGACTTGTACGAAGAACTGAACGAATCCGATGATTCCGAAAGGAACGAAAACATGACCGTCAGAATTTCCTCAGGCGAAAGCAGAACCACATCTAGcataaagaagaaaaaagttagGAAAAAATCCCCTAGATTTAGGTCATCGAGATCCGAAAATTTGCTCGTGGAATGTAAAAACCACTGCATCGAACGATTGGATTTTGATTTGTCtatgtccattaaaaaattagaaattcgCGAAAAGCCGGTAAACTGTCCCTTACTGAAACTGCAACGACGAAAATGTTGCGACGAGAACAGAGCAAAAAATCCCTCCATTCTGCCTTGTTACAACGGTCACAGATCCGAATACGGTCTCAGTTCAGAGGAACTGGAAAAACGAGAACGCcgaaaagaaataattaaaatgaaagaacAAAAACGACAGCAATTAATGCGGGAGTacaaaaaccgaaaaaatcaACAGAACGAAGAGGTGTTTTGTCAATGGTTGAAAGACATAGCCAAAAGAAAAGCGCAAAAACAAAAGATCAATACGGGTAATAATAGTGCGAAACAGTGTTTCAGTCCTAACGTAATTAGCTTCCCAACGAAAGTTTGTGAAAAAGCGAACGAGAGACCAAAAACTGCTAATGAATTTGTTCCGCGACAAAACATAAAAAGAGCAAGAAGGCCCCACACTTCGCCCGCCTGTGTTTTTATTGAAGTTCCGCAAAAGCTGCTAGAACGCGGAATCCACATAGGAGATCTCTTGGTTACCAATTCGAGTTTAGCCTCCAAgaaaatgcatattttgaCCGTCTCGTCTTAG
- the LOC138134964 gene encoding peroxiredoxin-4-like, translating to MWNWVFFVYLFMNGIYGAIPDEESCHSFGGGSVYPLGVNPEKAEHKLQWTQAVISKPAPFWESTAVVNGEFVQLKSTDFLGKYLVFFFYPLDFTFVCPTEILAFSDRIEEFRKINTEVVACSVDSHFTHLAWINTPRKEGGLGKIQIPLLSDLNHSISKSYGVFLEDLGHTLRGLFIIDAKGFLRQITMNDLPVGRSVDETLRLVQAFQYTDQNGEVCPAEWKPGQDTIIPNPIEKKKYFEKH from the exons ATGTGGAACTGGGTAtttttcgtttatttatttatgaacgGCATATATGGTGCTATTCCCGACGAAGAATCGTGTCATTCGTTTGGGGGTGGGTCTGTATACCCACTTGGGGTAAATCCTGAAAAGGCTGAACACAAATTACAATGGACTCAAGCTGTTA TTTCAAAACCGGCCCCGTTTTGGGAAAGTACCGCTGTTGTCAATGGGGAATTTGTTCAACTGAAATCAACAGATTTTTTGGGAAAGTACTTAGTTTTCTTCTTCTATCCACTAGATTT CACTTTTGTTTGTCCCACTGAAATTTTAGCATTCAGTGACAGAATAGAAGAATTTCGCAAAATTAACACTGAAGTTGTTGCCTGTTCAGTTGATTCACATTTCACACATCTTGCTTGGATCAATACACCTAGGAAAGAAGGAGGACTtggtaaaattcaaattcctcTTTTGTCAGACTTGAATCACAGCATATCTAAGTCTTATGGAGTATTTCTGGAGGATCTGGGACATACACTCAG aGGTTTGTTTATTATTGATGCTAAAGGATTTTTAAGACAAATCACTATGAATGATCTACCAGTTGGTAGAAGTGTAGATGAAACTTTAAGATTAGTACAGGCCTTCCAGTATACTGATCAGAATGGAGAAGTTTGTCCTGCTGAATGGAAACCAGGACAAGATACT ATAATACCAAATCCCATTGAGAAAAAgaagtattttgaaaaacactaa
- the Caf1-105 gene encoding chromatin assembly factor 1 subunit B: protein MKCSIPEISWHNREPVLSIDIQPISEKFYRLATGGADCHVLIWQLNVNDNGAVKIEALSELTRHQKAVNSVRWSPSGQHLATADDDANIIIWQLKTDNVPLLEGETSDKETWIAHKVMRGHKEDIYDLCWSPSGLKLLSGSIDNTAILWDFTKGKSDQILSDHKGFVQGVAWDPKGQYIATISTDRICRIFDSFGKHVRARIQRGCLSVPNDHYLYNKEVKFFHDDTFKSFFRRLDFSPDGSLLAVPSGHVETEESKKVLNGTFIFAVESWTGPVAILPSSKQCSTVVRFCPLLFQLQEDGPEAIISLPFRMIIAVGTDHDVILYDTQQLAPFAYFRDIHYTRLTDLTWSKDGLLLVASSTDGYCALITFEPNELGVLYVKEESEVEESIMDVSGCEELDKDCPEFVKPKKLNLLEQWAIKTPKTNKNKNIPANSRNNETAEEDTSKRKRQNESDKSEVVCKRIKPIPVDDKNINNENIYKKKDVESVSPSTTTISKKVSSKVGSLINFLKPGSKEKSNEPEKTKNSTSLPPVTIILDEIEARDAWRCEKSEDTSFTQTEIINVDDYTEDFSLHLEDTNSKASQSTDTQKSITKETENSNSKASQSTDTQKSTTKETENSEDCNKSDPIQDLEKKTDQILPKIISESEKPTNKTLTVNPQEKVNVPKRRIPLITLSSPKQKKK, encoded by the exons ATGAAGTGTTCTATACCAGAAATATCATGGCATAACAGGGAGCCTGTGCTCAGTATCGATATACAACCGATTTCAGAAAAGTTTTATAGGTTAGCAACTGGTGGTGCAGATTGTCATGTTTTA ATCTGGCaattaaatgtaaatgatAATGGTGCTGTTAAGATTGAAGCTTTATCAGAGTTAACAAGGCACCAAAAGGCAGTTAATTCTGTTCGATGGTCACCTTCAGGTCAACACCTTGCAACAGCTGATGATGATGCAAATATTATCATTTGGCAACTCAAAACAGACAATGTTCCACTTTTAGAAGGAGAAACCAGTGATAAAGAAACTTGGATAGCTCATAAA gTGATGCGTGGTCACAAGGAAGATATATATGACTTATGTTGGTCACCAAGTGGTTTAAAGCTACTTTCAGGATCTATTGATAACACTGCCATTTTATGGGATTTTACCAAAGGTAAAAGTGATCAAATTTTAAGTGATCATAAGGGATTTGTCCAG gGAGTTGCATGGGATCCTAAAGGCCAGTACATTGCTACCATTAGCACAGACAGAATATGTAGAATATTTGATAGTTTTGGCAAACATGTGAGAGCAAGAATACAAAGGGGTTGTTTGTCTGTGCCTAATGATCATTATCTTTACAACAaagaagtgaaattttttcatGATGACACTTTTAAGTCATTTTTTAGAAGACTGGATTTCTCTCCAGATGGAAGTCTTTTAGCTGTTCCTTCTGGGCATGTTGAAACAGAGGAGAGTAAAAAAGTTCTCAAtggtacatttatttttgctgtggaGTCATGGACAGG ACCTGTGGCAATACTCCCTTCAAGCAAACAGTGCAGCACTGTTGTTAGATTCTGTCCTCTTCTTTTTCAATTGCAAGAGGATGGACCAGAAGCCATCATTTCACTCCCATTTAGGATGATTATTGCAGTTGGGACTGATCATGATGTAATCTTATATGACACTCAACAACTAGCACCTTTTGCATATTTTAGAGATATTCATTATACAAGATTGACTGACTTAACTTGGTCTAAAGATGGTCTGCTTTTGGTTGCATCTTCAACTGATGGATATTGTGCCTTAATCACTTTTGAACCAAATGAATTAGGTGTATTGTATGTGAAGGAGGAAAGTGAAGTTGAAGAAAGCATCATGGATGTCAGTGGATGTGAAGAATTAGATAAAGATTGTCCAGAATTTGTTAAACctaaaaaactaaatttattAGAGCAATGGGCTATTAAAAcaccaaaaacaaataaaaataaaaacattccagccaattctagaaataatgaaacagcagaagaaGACACTAGTAaaagaaaacgtcaaaatgaatCTGATAAAAGTGAAGTTGTTTGCAAAAGAATTAAACCCATTCCAGTAGATGATAAGaatattaataatgaaaatatttataaaaagaaaGATGTAGAGAGCGTGTCCCCTAGTACTACAACAATAagtaaaaaagtgtcatctAAAGTTGGTTCATTGATAAACTTCTTAAAACCTGGATCAAAAGAGAAATCTAATGAAcctgaaaaaacaaaaaattcgacGTCTCTGCCTCCAGTAACTATAATCTTGGATGAAATTGAAGCTAGAGATGCTTGGAGATGTGAAAAAAGTGAAGACACATCTTTTACTCaaactgaaattattaatgTTGATGATTATACTGAAGATTTTAGTTTACATTTGGAAGATACCAACAGTAAAGCGTCGCAAAGTACAGATACACAAAAAAGTATAACAAAAGAAACAGAGAATTCCAACAGTAAAGCGTCGCAAAGTACAGATACACAAAAAAGTACAACAAAAGAAACAGAGAATTCTGAAGACTGCAACAAAAGTGATCCTATACAAGATCTTGAGAAAAAAACGGATCAAATTCTACCAAAAATAATAAGTGAATCTGAAAAACCAACAAATAAAACGTTAACAGTAAATCCACAAGAAAAAGTGAATGTACCTAAAAGAAGAATTCCTTTAATAACTTTATCAAGCCcaaaacagaagaaaaaataa